The Halodesulfovibrio marinisediminis DSM 17456 genomic interval AGTTTTTTGCGAATCGCGAGACCCTGATTGCTGAGGGTGAGCCGTTTATGAAGAAAGTTGCAAAAAAAGTAGGGCTTGATCCTGAAAAACTTGCAAAAGAAGCACGTACAGAGTCAGTGAATGCTCTTATTGAGGAAGATATGGCAGATGCCAAGGCGCTTGAACTTGAAGGCACTCCGTATTTTCTCGTAAATAATATTCTTATTCGTGGCGCATTGCCGCTTGATCTTTACTCTGAAGCTGTTGAGATTGCTCTGGATTACGAAAACAAAAAGTAGCGTTGCGTAAACCGGTTAGAAAAGCGTCAGCTGTTGAATATAAAAAGCCTCTGAGAATGTTGCTCAGGGGCTTTTTTTGTACATAGTTCACAATGACAGAATTGTAAGAAAATGGCGATATTAAGCAAAAACAGTAAAATAGTGGGGTTTGAGCGCTTGCAAAGTTGATGGCGTTCAGGCTATCGTCCCGTTTCGAATTAGATTTTTAGCATGTACAAGGAGAGTTCATCCGTGCAGAAAACAGTGTATTTTATCGAAGGCGACGGGATCGGCAAGGAAGTGTGGGCAGCCGCACGTCCGGTTCTTACAGCTGCGATTGAAAAAGCGTACGGTAACGAACGTTCCTTGGAGTTTAAGGAGCTTCTCGCCGGAGAAAAGGCATTTAACGAGACTGGTGAATACCTTCCGCAGGATACGTTAACTACATTGCAGAATGCAGAGCTTGCCATTAAAGGCCCGCTTATGACTCCTGTAGGTAAAGGATTCCGTAGTCTTAATGTTACCATGAGACAGACGCTCGACTTATACGCTTGTATTCGTCCTATCCGCTACTACGATGGCATTATGTCACCGGTAAAGCGTCCGGATCTTGTTGATATGGTTGTGTTCCGTGAAAATACTGAAGACGTTTACGCTGGTATCGAATTTGAGTCCGGCAGTGACGAAGCAAAGCGCCTTATCGAATTTTTCCGCGATGAGCTTGGCGTTACTGTGAATCCTACAGCAGGTGTTGGCTTAAAGCCGATTACTCCGAACGGCTCTAAGCGCCTTGTGCGTAAAGCGTTGGAATTTGCAGTGGCACACGGCAAGCCTAGTGTAACTCTCGTGCACAAAGGGAACATCATGAAATACACCGAAGGCGGTTTCCGCCAGTGGGGCTATGATGTTGCTGCTGAAGAGTTTGCTGCGCAGACCACAACTGAAGATGCTCCTGCAGAAGGCAAAGTGATTGTAAAAGACCGCATTGCTGATGCAATGTTCCAGGAAGCACTTATTCGACCTGAACAGTACTCTGTACTTGCTACCACTAACCTCAATGGTGACTACCTTTCTGATGCACTTGCAGCGCAGGTTGGGGGCCTTGGTTTGGCACCGGGCGTGAATATGTCTGACAATCTTGCTTTCTTTGAGGCAACTCACGGCACGGCTCCGACGATTGCCGGTAAAGACATGGCAAACCCTGGCAGCCTTATTCTATCCGGTGCAATGATGCTCGAGCATATTGGTTGGACTGAAGCAGCGGATTCTATTCATAATGCTGTAACCAAAGCTATCTCTGCAAAAACAGTGACCTGCGACCTCGCAAGCCAGATGGAAAACGCTAAGACGGTCGGTTGTAAAGCATTCGGTGAACTGGTGGGAAGCCTCTTGTAGTCGTATCTATCTAGACATAATACGAAAAAGGGTGGTCTCACTGGAGGCCGCCCTTTTTTTTATGGTTGCCATCGATGTTTTTTCAAAAACAAAGGATGGGGTGGTGTTATGATTTTTCGTTTCTTGGAAAACTGTCGCTGCAACCAGCCCCCAAAAGCATCGCTTATTTGGTTGTCAGAAGTTTTTTTTAAGAAAAGCAAAAATTTCGTTTTTAACAATTTTGTAAATATGGACAGAAAAAAGCTATTCAAAATAGACAAAATTTACAAAATTGTAAAACACTAAAAATAGCGATGTAGTAAAAACAGGTAGTTACGTTTTTGGCACAGAGCCTGCTTTATTCAAAGCAAAATCGTTAAAGCAGGAGGTTACTATGTCTGTGTGCAAAAGCATGTTGTCCCGAAATGGGGTAGTTGTAACAATGACAGTTTTAGCGCTTGGCGTAAGCGCAACGTTAGCACATGCGGAAGATGAGGCGGTGTATCTGACACAAACAAACGCGAACATAGTATGGACTCTGCTCGCTGCCATGCTTGTGATGTTTATGCAGGCCGGATTCACATTGGTTGAGTGCGGGTTAACCCGATCAAAGAACGCGGGTAATATTCTGATGAAGAATATGCTGGATTTTGCCGTTGGTACTATGCTGTTCCTTGTTTTTGGTTATGGGTTGATGTTTGGCGGAGACTTTATGGGGATGTTCGGAACGGACGGGTTCTTCCTTTCGTTTATCGATGCTCCTTCTCCTGCAAGAGATTTTGATATTACATTCTGGTTCTTCCAGTCTGTATTTGCTGCAACCGCGGCAACGATCGTTTCAGGCAGTGTTGCTGAACGTACAAAATTTCAGGCGTATATTATGATCAGCATGCTCGCGACCGGATTGATCTATCCTATTTCCGGTCACTGGGCATGGGGCGGGCTCACCGGTAATGCAGGCTGGCTCGAATCTCTCGGTTTTGTTGATTTTGCGGGATCAACAGTAGTTCATTCTCTTGGTGGCTGGCTTGCTCTGGCTGGTGCCATGGCTGTAGGACCTCGAATCGGTAAGTATATGCCGGATAAAAAATCTCGTGCAATTCTTGGTCACAATGTGCCTATGGCTGGTCTTGGTGTGTTTATCCTTTGGTTTGGATGGTTCGGATTTAACGCCGGATCAACAACTATGGCAGACGGAAGTATTGGGTATATTGCCCTCAATACCAGCCTTGCAGGCTGTGCAGGGATGATAGCTGCTATGATAACTGTCTGGATTCGCTTCGGTAAGCCGGAAGCATCCATGACAATGAACGGCATCCTTGCCGGACTGGTTGGCGTAACAGCAGGTTGTAGTGAACTTTCACCATTCGGTGCAATTCTCGTTGGCGGCATTTGTGGCGTAGCAGTCGTAGTAGCCGTTGAGTTTATTGATACCGTGCTGTGTGTGGATGATCCTGTTGGTGCTATTTCTGTTCACGGCGTCTGCGGTGCCATTGGTACACTGAGTGTAGGATTATTTGCCTCCCCAGATTTTGGCTCTGTAACTGGGTTTTTCTATAACGGAGATCTGTCTCAGTTCGGAGTGCAGCTGTTAGGTGTTGTCGTCTTTTTTGCATGGGCATTCGGCGTCGGTACCGTATGTTTTAAATTTGTAGATAGCCTTGTCGGGCTGCGCGTAAGTCGCGTTGAAGAAATTAAGGGACTGGATATTACCGAACACGGGGCAGAAGCCTACAACGGATTCCAGATTTTCAGTGTCGAATAACCTGATTGGAGAAAAACAATGAAAAACGTCGTTGCTTTTATCAGACCGGAATGTCTCCCGCAGGTTAAGCAGGAGTTGTTCGCCAGAGAGCTTTTCGGATTGTCTGTAACCAATATTCTTGGAAGCGGACAGCAGAAAGGATTTACAGAAACCTATCGAGGCGTAACCGAAGAAGTAAACCTTCTTAAAAAATTACGCATTGAACTTGTTGTTCATGAAGAACGGCTTAACGACGCTATTACTGCTATTGAAACCGGCGCTCGAACGGAAACAGAAGGCGACGGCATCATTTACTTTCAAAACATCCATGGTGTCAGACGAATTCGAACCGGTGAGGCGCTTTAGAAGAAGTAAAAGAGCAGTTGGTTGAGCTGCACCTGTATAGCAGGAAATTGATTGAAAAAACAAAGGGTAGAGTTCCCAGACTCTACCCTTTGTTATGTGCTAATTTTGTGCGGTGAGAAAGCTAGAGGTGCAGAAGGTTGGATATGAGTTTACGGATATGTTCGATCGGGAGTTCTTTACCCGTCCAGAGTCTGAACTGCTCTGCCCCTTGTGCGGCGAACATATGCAGGCCGTCTATAGTTTCCCAACCTGTTTCTTTTGCGGTTCGAAGAAAAACAGTTTCAAGAGGGTTGTAGACCAGATCATATGCAATACCGCTTTCGGTGAACATGTCTGCAGTGAAAGGCGTCTCGTTTACTTGTTCACCAGACATTCCCATTGGAGTTGTATTGATAACTAAATTAGCTTCAACAGAGCCTCGCTCATCCCACGCAACGGATTTAACAGAAAACTGTGCTGCGAGTTTTTCGGCTCGTTCCAGGGTTCGGTTACAAATAGTGACATCATTGATGCACAACTCCTGCAATCCTGCCAGAACAGCCTTTGCTGCGCCTCCCGCACCAAGTACCAGCGCTTTGGTAGACGCAAGTTTTTTACCTTTAAGAGGTGCCATGAAGCCGATAACGTCTGTGTTGTCACCTACAAGGGTATCATCTTCCCAGTAGAGGGTGTTCACAGCACCCACAGTCGTAGCGCGTGGCGTGATCTTGTCTACATATTCTATGACAGCTTCTTTGTGGGGAATCGTAACACTGGCCCCGTACATAGGCAGAGAACGGAAATTTTCCATGAATTCAGGTAGCTTTTCCGGTGGGGTCGGGAATGCCATGTACACTGAATTAAGGGAGTATTTATTGAATCCGCTATTGTGCAGTGCTGGACTCATGGTGTGGCCTAAGGGGTGTCCGATGATTCCGTACAGTTTTTTCTGAGCTGTCATTGTCTTTCCTTCTGAGAGCAGCAGGTTGTGCATTGTTTTTTTCTGTGTGCAATAGAGTGTAGCCAAGAAAAAACTGAAGGTACAGGGCAGGAAGTGTTGTGGAGAACAAAAAAAGCGAAGTGTCGACCAGACACTCCGCTTAGGAAATATGGGTTTGGGGAGCCACCCCTCACCATGAAATACATGTGAAAGAAAGAAGGTACTGTTATCTTAGCAACCTGTGTGCCAATAGTTGTGTATATGTTGTATTTTTTAAAAATACTGCAAAATCAAACGGTAAGAGTGTTTTGTCGTTTTTGCGTGCAATACTGTAGCGTAAAGGATTTTTTACCCCGGAAGATGCTTCCGCTATTGGCAAGGGTTCTGTGCAAAAAATTTGAACTGGCGAAGTTTACCCCTCTAATCGAATTGCTTAATCGACATATAGGTAGCGTTTAATTTTTTGGGTTGGTGTTTTTTCAAACGGTTCAGTTTGTTCAATGACCTTCATAATGCGGGAGAAACCGGCAACTTTGCTGTTAACATCGTTGCGGATTT includes:
- a CDS encoding P-II family nitrogen regulator, yielding MKNVVAFIRPECLPQVKQELFARELFGLSVTNILGSGQQKGFTETYRGVTEEVNLLKKLRIELVVHEERLNDAITAIETGARTETEGDGIIYFQNIHGVRRIRTGEAL
- the icd gene encoding NADP-dependent isocitrate dehydrogenase, giving the protein MQKTVYFIEGDGIGKEVWAAARPVLTAAIEKAYGNERSLEFKELLAGEKAFNETGEYLPQDTLTTLQNAELAIKGPLMTPVGKGFRSLNVTMRQTLDLYACIRPIRYYDGIMSPVKRPDLVDMVVFRENTEDVYAGIEFESGSDEAKRLIEFFRDELGVTVNPTAGVGLKPITPNGSKRLVRKALEFAVAHGKPSVTLVHKGNIMKYTEGGFRQWGYDVAAEEFAAQTTTEDAPAEGKVIVKDRIADAMFQEALIRPEQYSVLATTNLNGDYLSDALAAQVGGLGLAPGVNMSDNLAFFEATHGTAPTIAGKDMANPGSLILSGAMMLEHIGWTEAADSIHNAVTKAISAKTVTCDLASQMENAKTVGCKAFGELVGSLL
- the aroE gene encoding shikimate dehydrogenase, with protein sequence MTAQKKLYGIIGHPLGHTMSPALHNSGFNKYSLNSVYMAFPTPPEKLPEFMENFRSLPMYGASVTIPHKEAVIEYVDKITPRATTVGAVNTLYWEDDTLVGDNTDVIGFMAPLKGKKLASTKALVLGAGGAAKAVLAGLQELCINDVTICNRTLERAEKLAAQFSVKSVAWDERGSVEANLVINTTPMGMSGEQVNETPFTADMFTESGIAYDLVYNPLETVFLRTAKETGWETIDGLHMFAAQGAEQFRLWTGKELPIEHIRKLISNLLHL
- a CDS encoding ammonium transporter — protein: MSVCKSMLSRNGVVVTMTVLALGVSATLAHAEDEAVYLTQTNANIVWTLLAAMLVMFMQAGFTLVECGLTRSKNAGNILMKNMLDFAVGTMLFLVFGYGLMFGGDFMGMFGTDGFFLSFIDAPSPARDFDITFWFFQSVFAATAATIVSGSVAERTKFQAYIMISMLATGLIYPISGHWAWGGLTGNAGWLESLGFVDFAGSTVVHSLGGWLALAGAMAVGPRIGKYMPDKKSRAILGHNVPMAGLGVFILWFGWFGFNAGSTTMADGSIGYIALNTSLAGCAGMIAAMITVWIRFGKPEASMTMNGILAGLVGVTAGCSELSPFGAILVGGICGVAVVVAVEFIDTVLCVDDPVGAISVHGVCGAIGTLSVGLFASPDFGSVTGFFYNGDLSQFGVQLLGVVVFFAWAFGVGTVCFKFVDSLVGLRVSRVEEIKGLDITEHGAEAYNGFQIFSVE